One Serpentinicella alkaliphila DNA segment encodes these proteins:
- a CDS encoding D-alanyl-D-alanine carboxypeptidase family protein, with amino-acid sequence MKKLHKTLILTLALSLFLSIFTANAFAIDTSGAASIVIDVSTGSILYEKNIHEKLPMASTTKIMTALLAIENVAMDKIVSVNPKAQGIEGSSIYLKSNEKVKMADLVYGLMLRSGNDAATAIAYEVGGGSYEKFIELMNKRAKELGALNTNFMNPHGLYHKEHYTTAYDLAIVTREALKNPVFKEVARTKMWVAERDEFKYFSNKNKILNSYEGGDGVKTGFTKKSGRCLVASATRNNMQLVAVTLNDGNWFNTTMQLLDHSFENYSPYIQFEEGQNVKRIYVENGDKEFTYVKTDSKLIIPLNNNIDSKVISVFELPEQIEAPVNQDQVIGSILTYVDNKLVDKSDLLTTENIQKLTLMDKLKRFLFN; translated from the coding sequence TTGAAAAAACTACATAAAACACTTATATTAACACTAGCTTTAAGTCTTTTTTTAAGCATATTTACCGCTAATGCATTTGCTATCGATACTTCAGGAGCAGCATCAATAGTAATTGACGTAAGTACAGGTAGTATTCTTTATGAAAAAAATATTCATGAGAAACTACCTATGGCAAGTACTACTAAAATTATGACTGCACTACTTGCTATAGAAAATGTTGCTATGGATAAGATAGTATCAGTTAATCCTAAGGCACAAGGAATTGAGGGCTCTTCTATTTACTTAAAAAGTAATGAAAAAGTTAAAATGGCTGATTTAGTATATGGACTAATGCTTAGATCAGGAAATGATGCAGCTACTGCTATTGCGTATGAAGTAGGAGGAGGTTCTTATGAGAAGTTTATAGAGTTAATGAATAAGAGAGCAAAGGAACTAGGAGCTCTCAATACAAACTTTATGAATCCTCATGGTCTATACCATAAAGAACATTACACTACGGCCTATGATCTAGCAATAGTAACTAGAGAAGCATTGAAAAATCCAGTTTTCAAAGAAGTTGCTAGGACTAAAATGTGGGTTGCCGAAAGAGATGAGTTTAAATACTTTTCTAATAAAAATAAAATACTAAATAGCTATGAAGGTGGAGATGGTGTAAAAACAGGATTTACTAAAAAGTCCGGTAGATGCTTGGTTGCTTCTGCAACTAGAAATAATATGCAATTAGTTGCTGTTACGTTAAATGATGGGAACTGGTTCAATACTACTATGCAACTATTAGACCATAGCTTTGAAAACTATAGTCCTTATATACAATTTGAAGAAGGTCAGAATGTAAAACGTATCTATGTTGAAAATGGGGATAAAGAATTCACATACGTTAAAACCGATAGCAAGCTTATCATTCCACTTAATAATAATATAGATAGTAAAGTGATTTCTGTATTTGAATTACCTGAACAAATCGAAGCACCAGTGAATCAGGACCAAGTAATAGGTTCAATTTTAACATATGTAGATAATAAACTAGTGGATAAATCAGATCTATTAACCACTGAAAACATACAAAAGCTAACATTAATGGATAAACTAAAAAGGTTCCTATTTAATTAA
- the ytfJ gene encoding GerW family sporulation protein: MKTTMESIKDMVDVNTIVGDPVETPEGTVIIPISRVSFGFASGGGDFNNDTENPRAGGDDTAKKNEKFPFAGGTGAGVSVQPVAFMVVGKGQMKLMPVDQRANMIDNLINMTPKVLNGLQNMITNNKKNGQKQQQPLHDVNIVLNDDY; this comes from the coding sequence ATGAAAACTACTATGGAAAGTATCAAAGATATGGTTGATGTAAATACCATTGTTGGAGATCCTGTGGAGACTCCTGAAGGAACTGTAATTATTCCTATCTCTAGAGTATCATTTGGTTTTGCTTCAGGTGGTGGAGACTTCAATAATGATACTGAAAATCCTAGAGCTGGTGGGGATGATACTGCTAAGAAAAATGAAAAGTTTCCATTTGCTGGGGGTACAGGAGCTGGAGTTTCAGTTCAGCCAGTAGCATTTATGGTAGTTGGCAAAGGTCAAATGAAACTAATGCCTGTAGACCAAAGAGCTAATATGATTGATAATTTAATCAATATGACGCCTAAAGTTCTAAATGGTTTACAAAATATGATAACAAATAATAAGAAGAATGGACAAAAACAACAACAGCCACTTCACGATGTAAATATAGTATTGAATGATGACTATTAA
- a CDS encoding FAD-dependent oxidoreductase, translated as MAKVVIIGGGWAGCAAAITAKKAGADVEIYERTDMLIGLGNVGGIMRNNGRYTASEESILLGAKELFEITDQCSRHKNLDFPGHKHASLYDVTLVEPKVRNLLKSIGIKLHFQSRVVDVVKEGSEIKGIKLHDNTIVGGDVFIETTGSTGSMGNCLKYGNGCAMCILRCPSFGPRVSISHKAGVEDILGQRKDGSYGAFSGSCKLNKDSLSKELRDKLNKKGVVILPLEQEDINHDKLSMKVCQQYALSEYAENIILLDTGHAKLMAPFYPLEKLRKIPGLENARYEDPYAGGVGNSIRYLSIAPRNNNMRVKNIDNLLCAGEKAGLFVGHTEAIVTGSLAGHNSVRLFLGMPLLELPRNLASGDLIAFANEEVTSDDGLMRRYTFAGSDYFSRMKDLDLYTTDTKVLENKIYRLNLLSIYNDKLL; from the coding sequence GTGGCAAAGGTAGTAATTATAGGTGGGGGTTGGGCTGGTTGTGCTGCTGCAATAACGGCAAAAAAAGCTGGCGCTGACGTTGAAATATATGAACGAACTGACATGTTAATTGGATTAGGTAATGTCGGTGGTATTATGAGAAATAATGGTAGATATACTGCTTCAGAAGAAAGTATACTTTTAGGCGCAAAAGAACTATTTGAGATCACCGACCAATGCTCCCGTCATAAGAATCTTGATTTTCCAGGACATAAACATGCAAGTCTGTATGATGTTACACTAGTTGAACCTAAAGTAAGAAATTTACTTAAATCCATCGGAATTAAGCTGCATTTTCAAAGCAGAGTAGTTGATGTTGTTAAAGAAGGTAGTGAAATAAAAGGCATTAAGTTACATGATAATACCATAGTTGGTGGAGATGTTTTCATAGAAACAACCGGATCCACAGGATCAATGGGTAACTGTTTAAAATACGGTAACGGTTGCGCTATGTGTATTTTAAGATGTCCTTCCTTTGGCCCTAGAGTAAGTATAAGTCATAAGGCAGGAGTTGAGGATATACTAGGTCAAAGAAAAGATGGTTCCTACGGTGCATTTAGTGGCTCCTGCAAATTAAATAAGGACTCATTATCTAAGGAGCTTAGAGATAAATTAAATAAAAAGGGTGTTGTAATCCTTCCATTAGAACAAGAGGATATCAATCATGATAAGTTAAGCATGAAAGTATGCCAGCAATATGCTTTAAGCGAATATGCCGAGAATATAATTCTATTAGACACAGGTCATGCGAAGTTAATGGCACCTTTTTATCCATTAGAAAAACTGAGAAAGATACCAGGCCTCGAAAACGCTAGATATGAAGATCCTTATGCTGGTGGAGTAGGTAATTCTATAAGATATTTATCTATAGCACCAAGAAACAATAATATGAGAGTCAAAAACATAGATAATCTTTTATGCGCCGGGGAAAAGGCAGGTTTGTTTGTTGGTCATACAGAAGCAATAGTCACAGGTAGTTTAGCAGGCCATAATAGTGTAAGACTATTTCTAGGCATGCCATTGTTAGAACTTCCAAGAAATTTAGCTTCCGGTGACCTAATAGCCTTCGCTAACGAGGAAGTAACCAGTGATGATGGCTTGATGAGAAGATATACATTTGCAGGTTCTGATTATTTCAGTAGAATGAAAGATTTAGACCTATACACTACAGACACAAAAGTGTTAGAAAATAAAATATATAGGTTGAATCTATTAAGCATATATAATGATAAACTCCTATAA
- a CDS encoding HD domain-containing protein has translation MNKEMKAKLIRIAKQNIQKDSSSNEINHAIRVLIKAEFIAKKEGGDLDVIVPSALFHDIFWYPKGHSKFNYGPYESAGFAVKVLNKINGYPHEKIPKVYSTIKQCSLNKSIKPDSIEAKILRDADRLDVTGSISLTRTISSMDQADCKVFNFDKGTIERLDKKLDFKIDVLYSSIVKITDLMHTTTGKTLAEKRTNILKKYMIYMN, from the coding sequence ATGAATAAAGAAATGAAAGCTAAATTAATAAGAATTGCTAAACAAAATATTCAAAAAGATTCTTCTTCTAATGAAATTAATCATGCTATTAGAGTATTAATTAAGGCAGAGTTTATTGCTAAAAAAGAAGGTGGTGACCTTGATGTAATCGTACCTTCTGCTTTGTTCCATGATATTTTCTGGTACCCTAAGGGACACTCCAAGTTCAATTATGGTCCTTATGAAAGTGCTGGTTTTGCAGTCAAAGTTTTAAATAAAATAAATGGGTATCCCCATGAGAAAATACCCAAGGTGTATAGTACCATTAAACAATGTTCACTAAATAAAAGTATTAAACCTGACTCTATTGAAGCTAAAATACTACGGGATGCTGATCGCTTAGATGTAACAGGGTCAATTTCTTTAACAAGAACAATTTCTTCGATGGACCAGGCAGACTGTAAGGTATTTAATTTTGACAAAGGAACAATTGAACGGCTTGACAAGAAATTAGACTTTAAAATAGATGTGTTGTATTCTAGCATCGTAAAAATAACTGATTTAATGCATACTACGACCGGAAAAACACTTGCAGAAAAGAGAACTAATATTCTAAAGAAATATATGATTTATATGAACTGA
- a CDS encoding helix-turn-helix domain-containing protein has protein sequence MTQKEACEYLNVSRTTILRWEDEGVFSPIRTAGKHRRYKIEDLDRMLNKKYTHHTLKNCLIYARVSTKKQQESGNLDRQINRLMEYAVLNKYHISKK, from the coding sequence ATGACTCAGAAAGAAGCTTGTGAATATTTAAATGTTTCAAGAACCACAATTCTTAGGTGGGAAGATGAGGGTGTTTTCAGCCCTATTAGAACAGCTGGAAAACATAGAAGATATAAAATAGAAGACTTGGATAGGATGTTAAATAAGAAATACACACATCATACGCTTAAGAATTGCTTAATATATGCTAGAGTTTCAACAAAAAAACAGCAAGAATCAGGAAATCTAGACAGGCAAATAAACAGGTTGATGGAGTATGCAGTATTAAATAAATACCACATATCAAAGAAGTAG
- a CDS encoding DDE-type integrase/transposase/recombinase, whose product MHQLVTFLFTFIQLQTQIIELLFLMLVGKNFTPKADTPIDKKYHKLTVDPLPILGPLPITKIYDYDKLLMDFKLKHNKELKPIKYRGKNIPPAHLTCPYCGAPHGYFYDNNGGKGQYLCKVCNSTFFPFNPSKDTVIHCPFCHCALEKIKERKDFDVFKCTSMNCSFYKKNIRLMSPDQKKLFAKEPYRFKHHYIYRKFHFDFVPLSKENSVLPKVDLSSIKVSHHVLGLILTYHINYGIPSRKTAALMYDVHGVKISHQSILNYTRAIAPIVKPFVDGFEYDLSDSFCGDETYIKVNGRWHYIFFFFDAVKKIILSYNVSKHRDTLNAIKAIDSLLSKLNTLPDNLNLITDGNPIYLLAQQFFAQHNINFDVTQVIGLSNEDPVSKEFRPLKQIIERLNRTFKGNYKATTGYGSEPGSVANVTLFVAYFNFLRPHSKLDGNVPAVIPKLNSLEHMPAKWLTLIKMSEEYIKSKQPA is encoded by the coding sequence ATGCATCAATTAGTTACTTTTTTATTTACCTTTATTCAACTACAAACTCAGATTATTGAGCTTCTTTTTCTTATGCTAGTAGGTAAAAACTTTACCCCTAAGGCTGATACTCCGATTGATAAAAAATATCATAAGCTTACTGTTGATCCACTACCTATACTAGGTCCATTGCCTATTACCAAAATCTATGATTACGATAAGTTGCTCATGGACTTTAAGCTCAAGCATAATAAAGAGTTAAAACCAATAAAGTACAGAGGTAAAAACATCCCACCAGCTCATTTGACATGCCCTTATTGTGGTGCTCCTCACGGTTACTTCTACGATAATAATGGCGGTAAAGGTCAATACCTTTGTAAGGTCTGTAACTCTACATTTTTTCCTTTTAATCCTTCTAAGGATACTGTTATTCACTGTCCATTCTGTCACTGCGCTCTGGAAAAGATTAAGGAACGTAAAGACTTTGATGTTTTTAAGTGCACTAGCATGAATTGCTCATTCTACAAGAAAAATATCCGTTTAATGTCACCTGATCAGAAGAAGCTCTTTGCTAAGGAACCCTATAGATTTAAACATCACTATATTTACCGTAAGTTTCACTTTGATTTTGTTCCTCTTTCTAAGGAGAATTCTGTTTTACCTAAGGTTGATTTATCTTCTATCAAAGTCTCACATCATGTCTTAGGCCTAATTCTTACTTACCATATTAATTATGGTATACCATCTAGAAAGACTGCTGCTTTAATGTATGATGTTCATGGAGTTAAGATTTCTCATCAGTCTATTTTAAACTATACTAGAGCCATAGCTCCTATTGTTAAACCTTTTGTTGATGGCTTTGAATATGATCTATCTGACTCTTTTTGTGGCGATGAGACCTATATTAAAGTAAATGGTAGATGGCATTATATTTTCTTTTTCTTTGATGCTGTTAAGAAAATAATATTATCTTACAATGTCTCTAAGCATAGGGATACTCTTAATGCTATTAAAGCCATTGACTCACTTTTATCTAAATTAAACACTTTACCTGATAATTTAAATCTAATCACTGATGGTAATCCCATTTATCTATTAGCTCAGCAGTTCTTTGCTCAGCATAATATTAATTTTGATGTTACTCAAGTTATTGGTCTTTCTAATGAAGATCCTGTTTCCAAAGAGTTTCGTCCTCTTAAGCAGATTATTGAACGTCTTAATCGTACCTTTAAGGGCAATTATAAGGCTACCACTGGCTATGGTTCTGAACCTGGGTCAGTTGCTAATGTTACTTTATTTGTTGCTTACTTTAACTTTCTTAGGCCTCACAGTAAGCTAGATGGCAATGTTCCTGCTGTAATACCTAAACTTAATTCTCTTGAACATATGCCCGCTAAATGGCTTACTTTAATTAAGATGAGCGAGGAATATATTAAGTCTAAACAACCTGCTTAG
- a CDS encoding nucleoside triphosphate pyrophosphohydrolase family protein yields the protein MDIKEAMEIIWSNRKYSTNDPKTAVSHLNEEVAESLKALMKGDVNKAKKELKDAMSCLFIALKVLDIDIIEAVEDQVNQMKKTENKIMIIKSDKVEIFVNDGLKGSWSIWSNDDIEEAEKIGKEFGCKIIYENVEKDK from the coding sequence ATGGATATAAAAGAGGCTATGGAAATAATATGGTCTAATAGAAAATACAGTACAAATGATCCTAAAACCGCCGTAAGTCATTTAAATGAAGAGGTAGCCGAATCCTTAAAAGCACTTATGAAAGGTGATGTAAATAAAGCTAAAAAAGAACTTAAAGACGCCATGTCTTGCTTATTTATAGCATTAAAGGTTTTAGATATAGATATTATAGAGGCTGTTGAAGACCAAGTGAATCAAATGAAAAAAACAGAGAATAAAATTATGATTATAAAAAGTGATAAGGTTGAAATATTTGTAAATGACGGGCTTAAAGGCAGTTGGTCAATTTGGAGTAACGATGATATAGAAGAGGCCGAAAAAATAGGTAAAGAATTTGGATGTAAAATAATATATGAAAACGTTGAAAAAGATAAGTAA
- a CDS encoding recombinase family protein: MKLLEDIKSSEINYLIIEYKERLARFGYRYIEEYCKSHNVEVIVLESQEEKGLNKEMVEDMISIITSFSARIYGKRGGKKVKETLFRLEKEGEGN, from the coding sequence ATAAAGTTACTTGAAGATATTAAAAGCTCAGAAATTAATTATTTAATAATAGAGTATAAAGAAAGACTTGCGAGATTTGGTTATAGATATATAGAAGAATATTGCAAATCTCACAATGTCGAGGTGATTGTTCTAGAGAGTCAAGAAGAAAAAGGTTTAAACAAAGAAATGGTCGAAGATATGATTTCAATAATTACTTCTTTTTCAGCTAGAATTTATGGCAAACGAGGTGGCAAGAAAGTCAAAGAAACTTTATTTAGATTAGAAAAAGAAGGTGAAGGCAATTAA
- a CDS encoding transposase, with protein MINISNEYLDEISELMTVFSSAKRFAFKRLNEGKIKKGELEKLIAHKYGINIRQSKDAAQAARQMIASQKSLIKDYYENYARKVKAIEKQLEKAKSQKKTHALTKKLEKRKKKQEFYKNHIDNDTIPKIIFGGRNNFIRRCKGLISNEEWKSLRDNNYYSRGDKTKKGNPNLRIVITNNMAFLEISTLEKNENNKAVKIRVPLYLPQKLSKKTGKINGRNYRQIISDYLLTGEAYQVELIKKDDKIYCHITIDESKIREYKEEFNLFNGVIGVDTNPDGLALTRLDKDGNYKWSVYLKESELLYARTDRRENLCGELIRNVVNIAKSEQCAIAFEDLKFKNDKDVKSKFARTKHQFIYGKLLSMLDTRAIRENIQRFKVKPQFTSKIGLYKYCHQYGLDVHNGAALVIARRAFGFNEKIPKVLKTKLLEKSELEKFNKQVNWKKWSIINQRIKKKGGEYPSLWLKHRKLLLNIS; from the coding sequence TTGATTAATATTTCTAACGAATATCTAGACGAAATAAGTGAATTAATGACTGTTTTTTCATCAGCTAAAAGATTCGCATTTAAGAGACTTAATGAAGGAAAGATTAAGAAAGGTGAGCTCGAAAAATTAATAGCTCATAAGTATGGGATAAATATTCGCCAAAGCAAAGATGCTGCTCAGGCCGCAAGGCAGATGATTGCTTCACAAAAATCATTGATTAAGGATTATTATGAAAACTATGCTAGAAAAGTTAAAGCTATAGAAAAACAATTGGAAAAAGCTAAGTCACAGAAAAAAACTCATGCTCTAACTAAAAAACTTGAAAAAAGAAAAAAGAAGCAAGAGTTTTATAAAAACCATATAGATAATGACACTATACCTAAAATCATCTTTGGTGGGAGAAATAATTTCATTAGAAGATGCAAAGGACTAATTTCCAATGAAGAATGGAAAAGCTTAAGAGATAATAACTACTATTCAAGAGGAGATAAAACTAAAAAAGGAAATCCGAATTTAAGAATAGTTATTACAAACAACATGGCCTTTTTAGAAATATCTACCTTAGAGAAAAATGAAAATAACAAAGCTGTAAAAATAAGAGTGCCTCTATATTTACCTCAAAAGCTTTCCAAAAAAACAGGTAAAATCAATGGTAGAAACTATAGGCAAATAATTTCAGATTACCTACTAACTGGTGAAGCCTATCAAGTAGAGTTAATAAAAAAGGATGACAAAATTTACTGCCACATAACTATAGATGAAAGCAAAATTAGAGAATATAAAGAAGAGTTTAACCTCTTTAACGGGGTTATTGGAGTGGACACGAATCCAGATGGATTGGCTTTAACGAGGCTTGATAAAGATGGCAACTATAAGTGGTCGGTGTATCTGAAGGAATCAGAATTATTGTATGCACGAACTGATAGAAGAGAAAATCTTTGCGGTGAACTAATAAGAAATGTGGTGAATATAGCTAAGTCCGAACAATGTGCTATAGCGTTTGAAGATTTAAAATTCAAAAACGATAAAGATGTGAAATCTAAATTTGCTAGAACTAAGCACCAGTTTATTTATGGCAAGCTGTTATCAATGCTAGATACTAGAGCTATAAGAGAAAATATTCAGCGCTTTAAAGTGAAGCCGCAGTTCACTAGTAAAATAGGTCTTTATAAGTATTGTCATCAGTATGGGCTAGATGTTCATAATGGAGCTGCTTTAGTTATAGCTCGTAGGGCATTTGGATTTAATGAAAAAATTCCTAAAGTATTAAAAACTAAGTTATTAGAAAAAAGTGAATTAGAGAAATTCAATAAACAGGTTAACTGGAAAAAGTGGTCAATAATAAACCAAAGAATTAAAAAGAAAGGTGGTGAATATCCTAGTTTGTGGCTAAAGCACAGGAAATTATTGCTTAATATATCATGA
- a CDS encoding sulfide/dihydroorotate dehydrogenase-like FAD/NAD-binding protein codes for MNKEQSYCIDVGSEYCPCYLAETMNCITCSHLQNQKFCNCNWRGTCVYQEFYHCGSKLKESREAIETKILNKETIGNVIVLTIAVPHTLARQLNQPGAYVFVRSKNSNQFFDTPMSIMEADPVKDIIKMAIQIHGVKTKTINNDAEDTILIRGPYWNGVYGIEHLKRTENDKCLFLVRGVAQAPALLVIKHLLSHNNTVDVLLDGGSIKHNFITENHGVNIIGNYNLANEDTQKFIKDLISKENYEIVFIGTTDQLRMKIVKRIPELNNKKIVATNNHEICCGEGICGSCKAYDINGFRIKTCKTQVIL; via the coding sequence ATGAACAAAGAACAGTCTTATTGCATAGATGTAGGAAGCGAATATTGCCCTTGTTACTTAGCTGAAACAATGAATTGTATTACATGCTCTCATTTGCAGAATCAAAAATTTTGTAATTGCAATTGGAGAGGTACGTGTGTTTATCAAGAATTCTATCATTGTGGTAGCAAACTAAAAGAGTCAAGAGAAGCTATAGAAACTAAAATTTTGAATAAAGAAACTATAGGAAATGTAATAGTCCTCACAATAGCCGTACCTCACACATTAGCAAGACAGTTAAATCAACCTGGTGCATATGTGTTTGTTAGAAGTAAAAATTCTAATCAATTTTTTGATACGCCTATGTCTATTATGGAAGCTGACCCCGTAAAAGATATAATCAAAATGGCAATTCAAATACATGGTGTAAAGACAAAAACTATAAATAACGATGCAGAGGACACTATTCTAATAAGAGGGCCTTACTGGAATGGTGTTTATGGCATAGAACATCTTAAAAGAACAGAAAATGATAAATGCTTATTTTTAGTAAGAGGCGTTGCACAAGCCCCTGCTTTACTAGTTATAAAACATTTGCTATCCCACAATAATACTGTAGATGTATTGTTAGATGGTGGCTCTATAAAACATAATTTTATAACAGAAAATCATGGAGTTAACATAATAGGGAACTATAATTTAGCAAATGAAGATACACAAAAATTCATTAAGGATTTAATTAGTAAAGAGAACTATGAAATTGTCTTCATTGGTACTACTGATCAATTAAGGATGAAAATAGTTAAAAGAATTCCCGAACTTAATAATAAAAAAATTGTTGCTACAAATAATCACGAGATATGTTGTGGTGAGGGTATATGTGGTTCTTGTAAAGCATACGACATAAATGGATTTAGAATTAAAACATGTAAAACTCAAGTAATTTTATAA
- a CDS encoding putative holin-like toxin, whose product MLLFSRLLYSVYESILLMILFSMLVIAILNFRIKK is encoded by the coding sequence ATACTTCTATTTTCGAGATTACTATATTCAGTATATGAATCAATTTTACTTATGATTTTGTTTTCTATGTTGGTAATAGCTATCCTGAATTTCAGGATAAAAAAATAA